The following proteins are encoded in a genomic region of Aquipuribacter hungaricus:
- the nuoN gene encoding NADH-quinone oxidoreductase subunit NuoN: MIALLGNTAATPGAIAPPEIDYLATLPMLVVAGTAVVSVVLEAFLPRGRRRTPQVVLSVVGLLAALGLLVWQWDAGDVVTASGSVAVDGVSRFLMAVVLVLAVVAVLLVGDRVQDETGFAPQASAVPGSPGEDGARRAGLEQTEVYPLLLFVVLGMLVFPAANDLLTMFVALEVLSLPLYLLCGFARRRRLLSQEAAVKYFLLGAFSSAFFLMGAAMLYGFSGSVALPEIAAAVRTNVGQDSLLLLGFGLLIIGLLFKVGAAPFHSWTPDVYQGAPTSITAFMAAATKVAAFGAMLRVLYVAFPDNPWAWQPVLWAVAVITMVLGTVVAVVQSDIKRVLAYSSVAHAGFILTGVLALSRDGLSGSMFYLAVYAVTTIGAFAALTLVRDAGGEATTIASWAGVGRRSPLFGAMFSLFLLALAGIPLTSGFVGKVAVFGAAIAGGATVLAVVGVVASAVAVVFYVRIIMSMYFTEPTADSAVVATPSAALTGILAVAAVATVVLGVVPSPLLDLAGTSGLFAL, from the coding sequence GTGATCGCCCTGCTCGGCAACACCGCCGCCACGCCCGGGGCCATCGCGCCCCCGGAGATCGACTACCTGGCGACGCTGCCGATGCTGGTCGTCGCCGGCACCGCGGTGGTGTCCGTCGTGCTCGAGGCCTTCCTGCCCCGCGGCCGCCGCCGGACGCCCCAGGTGGTGCTGTCGGTCGTCGGCCTGCTCGCCGCCCTCGGGCTGCTGGTGTGGCAGTGGGACGCCGGTGACGTGGTGACCGCGAGCGGCTCGGTCGCCGTCGACGGGGTGTCCCGTTTCCTCATGGCTGTCGTGCTCGTGCTCGCCGTCGTCGCGGTCCTCCTGGTCGGCGACAGGGTCCAGGACGAGACCGGCTTCGCGCCGCAGGCCTCGGCCGTGCCCGGCTCGCCCGGCGAGGACGGCGCCCGGCGTGCGGGCCTGGAGCAGACCGAGGTCTACCCCCTGCTGCTGTTCGTCGTGCTGGGGATGCTCGTCTTCCCCGCGGCCAACGACCTGCTGACGATGTTCGTCGCGCTGGAGGTGCTCAGCCTCCCGCTGTACCTGCTCTGCGGGTTCGCCCGGCGGCGCCGCCTGCTCAGCCAGGAGGCCGCGGTCAAGTACTTCCTGCTGGGGGCGTTCAGCTCGGCGTTCTTCCTCATGGGCGCCGCGATGCTCTACGGCTTCTCGGGCTCGGTCGCCCTGCCCGAGATCGCGGCAGCCGTCCGGACCAACGTCGGCCAGGACTCCCTGCTGCTCCTCGGCTTCGGCCTGCTGATCATCGGCCTGTTGTTCAAGGTCGGCGCGGCGCCGTTCCACTCCTGGACGCCCGACGTCTACCAGGGCGCGCCCACGTCGATCACGGCGTTCATGGCGGCCGCGACCAAGGTCGCGGCGTTCGGGGCGATGCTCCGGGTGCTCTACGTGGCCTTCCCGGACAACCCGTGGGCGTGGCAGCCCGTCCTGTGGGCGGTGGCGGTCATCACCATGGTGCTCGGCACCGTCGTGGCGGTCGTCCAGAGCGACATCAAGCGGGTGCTGGCGTACTCCTCGGTCGCGCACGCGGGCTTCATCCTCACCGGGGTCCTCGCGCTCAGCCGCGACGGCCTCAGCGGGTCGATGTTCTACCTCGCGGTGTACGCCGTGACGACGATCGGGGCGTTCGCCGCCCTCACGCTCGTGCGTGACGCCGGCGGCGAGGCGACGACCATCGCGTCGTGGGCCGGGGTCGGCAGGCGGTCCCCGCTGTTCGGCGCCATGTTCTCGCTGTTCCTGCTGGCCCTGGCGGGCATCCCCCTGACGAGCGGCTTCGTCGGCAAGGTGGCGGTGTTCGGGGCGGCCATCGCGGGCGGGGCCACGGTCCTGGCCGTGGTGGGCGTCGTGGCCAGCGCGGTCGCGGTCGTCTTCTACGTCCGGATCATCATGTCCATGTACTTCACGGAGCCGACGGCGGACTCCGCCGTCGTCGCCACCCCGAGCGCCGCGCTCACGGGGATCCTCGCGGTCGCCGCCGTGGCGACCGTCGTCCTCGGCGTCGTCCCGTCGCCGCTGCTGGACCTGGCGGGGACGTCCGGGCTGTTCGCGCTGTGA
- a CDS encoding NADH-quinone oxidoreductase subunit M has translation MISWLVAALALPLVGAAVVAALPKSRLDAAKAVALAFSLVVLGVVVAGALAFDVADAGSYQFSEQVSWIPQLGASLAVGVDGIALSMVALTAVLVPVCLLASWRDLGPAAGGRVDAPFLALVLVLESLVIGVFVARDLFLFYVLFEVMLLPMYFLIGRYGGPRRRAASLTFLVYSLAGGLVMLAAVIGIYVAGPGGPDGFLLDNLAALETSTSTGRWLFLGLFVAFAVKAPLWPVHTWLPDAAAQAPPGAAVLLVGVLDKVGTFGMLTILLPLFPEASRWAAPAIICFALVSILYGAFVAMAQRDVMRLIAWTSISHFGFIVLGIFAMTTAGQSGSALYQVNHGFSTAALFLVAGMLATRRGSSLIADFGGGQRVMPLLAGAFFVAGLSSLALPGLSSFVSEFLVLVGTFERYPWAAVIATVGIVLAALYILWTYQRMMTGETVPELRDAEGAPRTRDMRPREALVVAPLLAVILALGFYPKPVLDIITPAVERTMEQTGMTDLDPLFVAEGSEG, from the coding sequence GTGATCTCCTGGCTCGTCGCAGCCCTCGCCCTCCCGCTGGTCGGGGCGGCCGTCGTCGCCGCCCTCCCGAAGAGCCGCCTCGACGCCGCCAAGGCGGTGGCGCTCGCGTTCTCCCTGGTCGTCCTCGGGGTGGTCGTCGCGGGCGCCCTAGCGTTCGACGTCGCCGACGCCGGCAGCTACCAGTTCTCCGAGCAGGTGTCCTGGATCCCGCAGCTCGGCGCCAGCCTGGCCGTGGGCGTCGACGGCATCGCGCTGTCCATGGTCGCCCTCACCGCGGTGCTCGTCCCGGTCTGCCTGCTCGCGTCCTGGCGCGACCTCGGCCCCGCCGCCGGGGGCCGCGTGGACGCGCCCTTCCTCGCGCTCGTGCTCGTGCTGGAGTCCCTGGTCATCGGTGTCTTCGTCGCCCGGGACCTGTTCCTGTTCTACGTGCTGTTCGAGGTCATGCTGCTGCCGATGTACTTCCTCATCGGCCGCTACGGCGGGCCGAGGCGGCGGGCGGCCTCCCTCACCTTCCTCGTGTACTCCCTGGCCGGCGGGCTCGTCATGCTCGCCGCGGTCATCGGCATCTACGTGGCGGGCCCCGGCGGGCCGGACGGCTTCCTGCTGGACAACCTCGCCGCGCTGGAGACGTCCACCTCCACCGGCCGCTGGCTGTTCCTGGGCCTGTTCGTGGCCTTCGCCGTCAAGGCACCGCTGTGGCCGGTCCACACCTGGCTGCCGGACGCCGCCGCCCAGGCCCCGCCCGGCGCGGCGGTCCTGCTGGTCGGCGTGCTGGACAAGGTCGGCACCTTCGGGATGCTCACCATCCTGCTGCCGCTGTTCCCGGAGGCGTCCCGGTGGGCGGCCCCGGCGATCATCTGCTTCGCCCTGGTGTCGATCCTCTACGGCGCGTTCGTGGCGATGGCCCAGCGCGACGTCATGCGGCTCATCGCCTGGACGTCGATCAGCCACTTCGGCTTCATCGTCCTCGGCATCTTCGCCATGACGACCGCCGGGCAGAGCGGGTCGGCGCTGTACCAGGTCAACCACGGCTTCTCCACGGCCGCGCTGTTCCTCGTGGCGGGCATGCTCGCCACGCGCCGCGGCTCCAGCCTGATCGCCGACTTCGGCGGCGGGCAGCGGGTCATGCCGCTGCTGGCAGGGGCCTTCTTCGTCGCCGGGCTGTCGTCCCTGGCGCTGCCCGGGCTGTCGAGCTTCGTCTCGGAGTTCCTCGTCCTCGTCGGCACCTTCGAGCGCTACCCCTGGGCGGCGGTCATCGCCACCGTGGGGATCGTGCTCGCCGCGCTCTACATCCTCTGGACCTACCAGCGGATGATGACGGGGGAGACCGTGCCGGAGCTGCGCGACGCCGAGGGAGCCCCGCGGACCCGGGACATGCGCCCGCGCGAGGCGCTCGTGGTGGCCCCGCTGCTCGCGGTCATCCTCGCCCTCGGCTTCTACCCCAAGCCCGTGCTGGACATCATCACGCCCGCCGTGGAGCGGACGATGGAGCAGACCGGCATGACCGACCTCGACCCGCTGTTCGTCGCCGAAGGGAGCGAAGGGTGA